One window from the genome of Kryptolebias marmoratus isolate JLee-2015 linkage group LG1, ASM164957v2, whole genome shotgun sequence encodes:
- the ankrd16 gene encoding ankyrin repeat domain-containing protein 16 yields MDEDTLKLLVKLTQDGRLTCLQTQIESPGSWKARAVRSQHFRRSGDTLLHCAARHGHLDVVEYLIKQLGSDVDVYNHDYKRPLHEAASMGHRECVSFLLREGAEVDSLKKADWTPLMMACTRRNLGVIQELLGHGADPTLKNKDGWNSFHIACREGDPVVVEHLLLSSPDSWRTESRTGRTPLHTAAMHGCEEVVRILLERCAYSPDSRDSCGVTPFMDAVRNGHLSVARLLLDEHQASPVAADRLGAQPVHQVAVTGQEEALKFLVEDLGVDVNQKTTEVQLTAVHYAAKEGHTSMIKTLLQLGADLGVRDKKGRTALHMACIGQHAETARTLLHLGLRDSEDTSGTRAQQLAKKPDLVQVFECGLPDASFPVLS; encoded by the exons ATGGATGAAGACACATTAAAGCTGCTGGTGAAGCTGACTCAGGACGGACGGCTGACTTGTTTGCAGACACAGATAGAGTCACCCGGCTCCTGGAAGGCTCGGGCTGTCCGCAGCCAACACTTCCGGCGGTCAGGGGACACCCTGCTGCACTGCGCTGCCAGACACGGACACCTGGACGTCGTGGAGTACCTGATAAAGCAGCTGGGCTCGGACGTGGACGTTTATAATCATGATTACAAGAGGCCGCTGCACGAAGCCGCGTCCATGGGTCACAGGGAATGTGTCAGCTTTCTGCTTCGGGAGGGAGCCGAGGTGGACAGCCTGAAAAAAGCAGACTG GACTCCTCTGATGATGGCGTGCACCCGGAGGAACCTCGGTGTGATTCAGGAGCTGCTGGGCCATGGCGCTGACCCcactctgaaaaacaaagatggctggAACTCCTTCCACATAGCCTGCAGGGAGGGGGACCCTGTGGTTGTGGAGCACCTGCTTCTGTCTTCCCCAGACAGCTGGAGGACTGAGAGCAGGACGGGTCGGACCCCGCTGCACACTGCAG CGATGCACGGCTGTGAGGAGGTTGTCAGGATCTTGTTGGAGAG GTGTGCCTACAGCCCCGACAGCAGGGACAGCTGTGGAGTCACTCCCTTCATGGATGCTGTTCGGAACGGTCACCTGTCTGTGGCCCGGCTGCTTTTAGACGAGCACCAG GCATCTCCGGTGGCAGCTGACAGACTGGGGGCTCAGCCCGTGCACCAGGTAGCTGTCACCGGCCAGGAGGAGGCTTTGAAATTTCTGGTCGAGGACCTCGGTGTGGACGTGAACCAGAAGACCACTGAAGTCCAACTCACCGCCGTGCATTATGCAGCCAAG GAGGGCCACACATCCATGATAAAAACCCTGCTGCAGCTGGGGGCAGATCTTGGTGTTCGGGACAAAAAGGGACGGACAG CTCTTCACATGGCTTGCATTGGACAGCATGCAGAGACAGCCAGGACACTCCTACATCTTGGTCTGAGAGACTCGGAGGACACATCTGGCACAAGAGCACAGCAGCTTGCCAAGAAACCAGACTTGGTGCAGGTGTTCGAGTGTGGCCTGCCAGATGCATCCTTTCCAGTTCTGTCATGA